GGAGGAGGTGGTGCGGCTGTTGGCGCGTACCCGGGAACAGGCCGCCGCGGACGGCCCGGACCGTTTCTCGGCCTGGCAGAACGCGGAGGTGGTGGCCGGCGCGGAGCGTTACTACCGGGCCATGGTCGGCGGTGGCCCGGAGTCGTGGAACGTCCGCGACATCCACATGGCCGACACGCTGGACCGGTTGCTGGACCGCTACGGGCCGGGCGCGCGGGGCGTCGTGTGGGCGCACAACACGCACGTCGGGGACGCGCGGGCCACCGAGATGGCGGCGGACGGCATGGTCAACATCGGCCAGTTGGGCCGGGAGCGGCACGGCCGCGACGCGGTGGCGTTGATCGGCTTCGGCAGTTACCGGGGCACCGTGGTCGCCGCCCCGCGCTGGGGCTCGCCGGCCGAGACGATGGTGGTGCCGCCGGCGCGCGAGGGGTCGGTCGAGCGCCGGCTGCACGAGCTGATGCCGGACCGGGCGGTGCTGGTCTTCGGCGGCCCGGACGAGCCGGAGTGGGTGACCGGCGAGGCGGACCACCGGGCCATCGGCGTGGTGTACGACCCGAGCTTCGAGTCCTGGGGCAACTACGTGCCGACGCGGCTGGGGGAGCGGTACGACGCGTTCGTCTGGTGCGACGAGACGACCGCGCTGCACCCGTTGCCGGCGTTGGTGACTCCCGGTGAGATGGAGACGTACCCGGCCGGGGTGTGAGCGCGGGTGTTAAGCGGGGCCCCCGCCTATACAAAAGGCGTTAAGCGGGGGCCCCTCCTTTCACTTCACCGGGGCGGGCTCGCGTTCGGCGAGGTGGGCGCGGAGGCCCTCGCCCTCGACGTCCACGTTGGGCAGCGCCCGGTTCAGCCAGCGGGGCAGCCACCATGCGGCGTTGTTCAGCAGCGACATCACCGCCGGGACGATCGTCATCCGGACCACGAAGGCGTCGATGGCGACGCCGATCGCGAGCGCGAAGCCCATCGACTTGATGATCGGGTCCTCCAGGAAGACGAAGCCGCCGAACACCGAGATCATGATGAGCGCCGCGGCGGTGACCACCCGGGCACCGTGTCCCATGCCGCTGATGGTGGCGTCACGGGCGGTCTCGCCGTGCACGAAGTCCTCCCGCATGCGGGAGACCAGGAAGACCTCGTAGTCCATGGCCAGGCCGAACAGGATACCGATGAGCAGGATCGGCAGGAAGCTGACGAGCGGGGCCGGCGTGTCCACGCCGAGCAGCCCGGCCAGGTGCCCCTGCTGGAACACCGCCACCGTGATGCCGAACGTGGCCGCGACGGTGAGCAGGAAGCCGAGGGCCGCCTTGACCGGCACCAGGATCGACCGGAACACCAGCATCAGCAGCAGCACGGACAGGCCCACCACGAGCAGCAGATAGACCGGCAGGGCGTCGGAGAGCTTCTCCGACACGTCGATGCCGATCGCGGTGACGCCGGTGAGCATCACCTCGGCGTTCTGGACGTCGCCGACCTGCCGGCGGATGTCGTGCACCAGCTCCTCGGTCTTCTCGTCGGTCGGCCCGGTCTTCGGGATGACCCCGAGCAGGGCGGTCCGGCCGGACGGGTCAAGCTGCGGCGGGGCGACCGCCAACACCCCGTCGGTCTTCTGGATCAGCGCGACGACCTGCGGCACGGCGGCCTGGGTGGCCTGCGGCGAGTCGGCGGTGACCACGACCGCGAGCCGGCCGGTGAAGCCGGGACCGAAGCCTTCCTGGATCAGGTCGTTGCTGACCCGGGCCGGGCTGCCCTCGGCGGCGGAGGAGGCGTCCGGCAGCGCCAGGCGCATGTCCTGGGACGGGATGGCGAGCAGCCCGAGGCCGAGCAGACCGACCAGGATGACCGGGATGCGGAAGCGGGTCACCAGGCGCGCCCAGCGGAACCCGAAGCCGGAGCGGTCCTCCGAGCCGACGGCCGGATTCTCGACCGCTTCGCGGTTGCGCAGCTTGCGCGGCAGCACCTTCCGGCCGGCGAAGCCGAGCAGCGCCGGGGCCAGCGTGATCGCCACCAGCACGGCCACGGTGACGGTGCCGGCGGCGGCCAGGCCCATCACGGTGAGGAACGGGATGCCGACCACGGCCAGGCCGGCGAGCGCCACGACCACGGTGGCGCCGGCGAAGACCACGGCGGAGCCGGCGGTGCCGACGGCCCGGCCGACCGCCTCCTCGGGGGAGAGCCCGTCGAGCAGGTTCTGTCGGTGCCGGGAGGTGATGAACAGGGAGTAGTCGATGCCGACGGCGAGGCCGAGCATCAGCGCCAGGATCGGGGCGGTGCTGGTCAGCTCGACCGCGCCACTGAGCGCGAACAGGCCGGCCATGCCGACGCCGACGCCGATCAGCGCGTTCAGCATGGTCATGCCGGCCGCCACCAGCGAGCCGAACGTGATGACCAGGACGATCGCCGCGACCAGCACACCGAGCGCCTCGGTCGAGCCGACCTCCGGCTCGCCGTTGAGGACCTCACCGCCGGGCGCGATCTGCCAGCCCTGCGCCGCGGCCTGCTGACCGACCTTCTCGTACGCGTCGCGCTGCTCGGTCGTGACGTCGTCCGCCCGGCCGGCGAACTGCACCTGGATCAGCGCGTACCGGCCGTCCGGCGTGATCGCCTGCGCCTGGTACGGGTCGACCGCGCCGACCACGCCGGGCAGCGTGGCCGCCTCCTGGGTCACCTGCTTGACCACCGCCTGGCCGGCCGGCGTGGTGAGGGCGCCGTCCTGCGGGGCCTTCACGGCGATGGTGCCGGTGGCGCCGCTGGCCGCCGGGAACCGGTCGGCGAGCAGGTCGATCGCCTGCTGCGACTCGGTGCCCGGCATGGTGAAGTTGCTCGCCGTCGGGCCTCGCAGGGTGGCCGCGGCCAGGCCGAGACCGACGAGTACGACGAGCCAGACGACGGCGACGAGTCGCCGTCGGCGCAGGGATGCCCGGCCGAGCCGGTACAGCAGGGTCGCCATGGACCTTCCTTCGTCCTCGGGATTGCGACAGTGGGATCAGGTGGTGGGTTCGAGCGCGCGGCGTGCGACGGCGAGCAGCGCGGGTCGCAGCTCCTCGTCGCTGATGTCCAGGAACTCGCCGCAGGTCTCGGCGATGCCGGCGAGCACGACGAGCGCGGCGACGCGGGCCGCCGGCCGGTCGGAGAAGCCGGCGAAGGCGGCGACCAGCCGTTCGGAGATCTGTTGGATGTGCGCGAACGCCGGCTGTTGGAGCAGGTCCGGGAACTCGCCCCGGAGCAGCGCGATCTCCCGGCGGAACCGGACCGCCAGGTCGACGAAACCTTCGGCGGCGGCCCGTTGGGCCTCGGCGCCGGTGAGGTCGGCGAGCCGGGCGTCGAGCTCCTCCAGCACCGCGATGGCCGGGGCCATCAGTTCGCAGAGCAGGGCGTCCTTGCTGGCGAAGTGGTAGAGCACGGTGGCCTTGGAACAGCCCACCTCGCGGGCGATGTCCTGGAGTGAGGTGCCCTTGTATCCGGTGACGGCGAACCGACGGGCCGCCGCGCTGAGCAGCTCGTCGTGGGTGGCCGGGGTGGCGCGTGCCATGCCCCCAAGCATGCCTGACCGATCGGTCAGCACCTGACCGATCGGTCAGAAGGATTGCGTGGGCTTCGCCACATCGAGGTGTTTGTGCAGGTCAGCTCATTGTCGCGCTGGTCCACCCGGCGAGCCACTCGTCCGACCACGTGAGCGCGCCGGAGCGCAGGTCAGCCACCAGGCCGCGGACCCACTCCAGTTCGGTACGCAGCAGGGCCGCCTGGTACTCGTCCTCGACCAGGAAGAGGCGGGGCAGGTCGATCGTGCTCAACGCCGCCTCGCGCTCGCGCAGTCGCGCCTCGATCGTGTCCGCCCGCTCATCGAGCCGCCGGGCGGCCTCCTCCGGCGGCAGGATCGGCAGGAACGACAGGGCGGCGGGGAATTCCGGGAACTCCCGGGCGGGGGTGGCGAGTGCGTCGGCGAGCCATCCGTCGAGGGTGCGCCGGCCGGCCGGGGTGAGGGCGTACACCGTGCGCTCCGGCCGTCCCTCCGCTCGGATGGTCTCCGCGACGCGGATCAGCTCCTCGCGGCGCAGCCGCTCGATGGCCTGGTAGATGCTGTTTCGCTGCGCGACGTTGACCACGTCGTGCTTTCCCCGCTCCCGGATGAGCTGCTGCATCCGGTACGCGTGCATCGGCGCCTCGACCAGGAGGGCCAGCACCATCATCGCCAGCGGCGAGCGACGAGCCGTCATGTGCCCACCCTAGGCGACCCCTTTTCCTCGCATAGTCATTCTATGTATAGTCATCACATGACTAAAGCTGTCGTCATCGGCGCGGGCCTGGCCGGTCCGGTCGCCGCCATGGCCCTGATCCGCGCCGGCGTCGACGCGGCCGTCCACGAGGCGTACGAGCAGGACGCCGTCGGGGTGGGCGCGTTCCTCACGCTCTCGGTCAACGGGCTGGACGCGCTGCGCGCCATCGGGCTGGACGGCCTGGTGGCCGGGCTCGGGCACCCGACGTCCCGAATGGTCATGCGGAACCACCGGGGCCGCCGGCTGGCCGAGTTCCCCGCCCCGGGCGCCCGCACCGTCGGCCGCTCCGACCTCTACCGGGCGCTGCGCGACGAGGCGCTGCGCCGCGGTGTCGAGTTCGTACACGGCGCCCGGCTGGTCGACGCCGAGGCCCACGAGAACGGGGTGACCGCCCGGTTCGCCGACGGTCGCAGCGTCCCCGGCGACCTGCTGGTCGGCGCCGACGGGCTGCGCTCCCGGGTGCGCACGCTCATCGACCCGGCCGCGCCCGCGCCGCGCTACGTGCCGCTGCTCAACGCCGGCGGGTTCGCCCGTGGGCTGCGCCTGCCCGACGAACGCGGCACCATGCAGATGATGTTCGGCCGGCGCTGCTTCTTCTGCTGGATCGTGGTGGGCCGGGACGAGGTCTGGTGGTTCGCCAACCCGCCGCAGCCGCTCGAACTCAGCCGGGAGCAGCTCGCCGCGATCGGCCCGGACGAGGCCCGCGCCCGGCTGCGCGCGCTGCTCGACGGCGACCCGAGCCCGGCGAGCGCGATCCTGGACCACACCACCCGGATCGAGTACGGCTGGCCCACGTACGACCTGCCGTCGGTGCCGGTCTGGCACCGGGCCCGCATGATCGTCCTCGGGGACGCCGCGCACACCGCCGCCCCCTCGTCCGGCCAGGGCGCGGCGATGGCCTTCGAGGACGCCGTCCAACTCGCCCGTTGCCTGCGCGACGTGCCGGACGTGCCGGCGGCGTTCGCGGCGTACGAGCGCCTGCGCCGTGCCCGGGTGGAGCGGGTCGTCGCGCAGGGACGGCGGACC
The genomic region above belongs to Micromonospora sp. WMMD1128 and contains:
- a CDS encoding erythromycin esterase family protein; amino-acid sequence: MLVQRLGAPSDFDPLLERVRNARIVMIGEATHGSYDYYRLREQLTRRLIAEQGFDFVAVEGDWPDCDRVHRSVVGAPGGLADPLVALERFERWPTWMWANAEVARFCRWLRAWNLERPEGERAGFHGLDVYSLWESMQAIFDYLGEEDPASLEAAQEAYRCFEPYGKQVEEYGMASRFVSARCEEEVVRLLARTREQAAADGPDRFSAWQNAEVVAGAERYYRAMVGGGPESWNVRDIHMADTLDRLLDRYGPGARGVVWAHNTHVGDARATEMAADGMVNIGQLGRERHGRDAVALIGFGSYRGTVVAAPRWGSPAETMVVPPAREGSVERRLHELMPDRAVLVFGGPDEPEWVTGEADHRAIGVVYDPSFESWGNYVPTRLGERYDAFVWCDETTALHPLPALVTPGEMETYPAGV
- a CDS encoding MMPL family transporter, giving the protein MATLLYRLGRASLRRRRLVAVVWLVVLVGLGLAAATLRGPTASNFTMPGTESQQAIDLLADRFPAASGATGTIAVKAPQDGALTTPAGQAVVKQVTQEAATLPGVVGAVDPYQAQAITPDGRYALIQVQFAGRADDVTTEQRDAYEKVGQQAAAQGWQIAPGGEVLNGEPEVGSTEALGVLVAAIVLVITFGSLVAAGMTMLNALIGVGVGMAGLFALSGAVELTSTAPILALMLGLAVGIDYSLFITSRHRQNLLDGLSPEEAVGRAVGTAGSAVVFAGATVVVALAGLAVVGIPFLTVMGLAAAGTVTVAVLVAITLAPALLGFAGRKVLPRKLRNREAVENPAVGSEDRSGFGFRWARLVTRFRIPVILVGLLGLGLLAIPSQDMRLALPDASSAAEGSPARVSNDLIQEGFGPGFTGRLAVVVTADSPQATQAAVPQVVALIQKTDGVLAVAPPQLDPSGRTALLGVIPKTGPTDEKTEELVHDIRRQVGDVQNAEVMLTGVTAIGIDVSEKLSDALPVYLLLVVGLSVLLLMLVFRSILVPVKAALGFLLTVAATFGITVAVFQQGHLAGLLGVDTPAPLVSFLPILLIGILFGLAMDYEVFLVSRMREDFVHGETARDATISGMGHGARVVTAAALIMISVFGGFVFLEDPIIKSMGFALAIGVAIDAFVVRMTIVPAVMSLLNNAAWWLPRWLNRALPNVDVEGEGLRAHLAEREPAPVK
- a CDS encoding NAD(P)/FAD-dependent oxidoreductase, whose translation is MTKAVVIGAGLAGPVAAMALIRAGVDAAVHEAYEQDAVGVGAFLTLSVNGLDALRAIGLDGLVAGLGHPTSRMVMRNHRGRRLAEFPAPGARTVGRSDLYRALRDEALRRGVEFVHGARLVDAEAHENGVTARFADGRSVPGDLLVGADGLRSRVRTLIDPAAPAPRYVPLLNAGGFARGLRLPDERGTMQMMFGRRCFFCWIVVGRDEVWWFANPPQPLELSREQLAAIGPDEARARLRALLDGDPSPASAILDHTTRIEYGWPTYDLPSVPVWHRARMIVLGDAAHTAAPSSGQGAAMAFEDAVQLARCLRDVPDVPAAFAAYERLRRARVERVVAQGRRTSTVKVAGPVGRLARDLGMPLVARLMARDDGAAQSWLFDHHIDWAERVQV
- a CDS encoding TetR/AcrR family transcriptional regulator, which encodes MARATPATHDELLSAAARRFAVTGYKGTSLQDIAREVGCSKATVLYHFASKDALLCELMAPAIAVLEELDARLADLTGAEAQRAAAEGFVDLAVRFRREIALLRGEFPDLLQQPAFAHIQQISERLVAAFAGFSDRPAARVAALVVLAGIAETCGEFLDISDEELRPALLAVARRALEPTT
- a CDS encoding PadR family transcriptional regulator; this encodes MTARRSPLAMMVLALLVEAPMHAYRMQQLIRERGKHDVVNVAQRNSIYQAIERLRREELIRVAETIRAEGRPERTVYALTPAGRRTLDGWLADALATPAREFPEFPAALSFLPILPPEEAARRLDERADTIEARLREREAALSTIDLPRLFLVEDEYQAALLRTELEWVRGLVADLRSGALTWSDEWLAGWTSATMS